In the Solibacillus sp. FSL K6-1523 genome, one interval contains:
- the lysA gene encoding diaminopimelate decarboxylase, which produces MHFYGTQSINEQGHLTIGGVDTTELAKQYGTPLFVYDIALIRKRARGFIQTFEKLGVTAQVAYASKAFSCIAMYQLAEQENLSLDVVSGGELYTAIQADFPAERIHFHGNNKSLAELEFAFETGVGCIVIDNFYEIALVKKIAHARQQKMNVLLRVTPGVEAHTHDFITTGQADSKFGFDLNNGQTDEAFEQVVQDEYIQLLGLHCHIGSQIFETDGFSLAAGKVMQKMGAWKASHNFEATVLNLGGGFGIRYTGEDTPLEPHEYVEEMIKTVQAESRKLKLAMPEIWIEPGRSLVGDAGTSLYTIGSQKTVPNVREYIAVDGGMSDNIRPALYDAKYEAIIANKAQEAKTCTYTVAGKLCESGDKLIIDAPLQQAQAGDILAMFCTGAYGYSMASNYNRVPRPAVVFVEDGEHQLAIKRERYEDIVINDLSLTLKKGE; this is translated from the coding sequence ATGCATTTTTACGGAACACAGAGCATCAACGAACAAGGGCATTTAACAATTGGTGGTGTCGATACGACCGAGTTGGCGAAACAGTACGGAACGCCGTTATTCGTATACGACATCGCTTTAATTCGTAAACGCGCACGAGGTTTTATTCAAACATTTGAAAAATTAGGTGTGACAGCCCAAGTTGCCTATGCATCGAAAGCTTTTTCTTGTATTGCGATGTACCAATTAGCAGAGCAAGAAAATTTATCGCTTGATGTTGTATCAGGTGGTGAGCTTTACACAGCAATCCAAGCAGATTTCCCAGCAGAGCGCATTCATTTTCATGGTAATAATAAATCATTGGCAGAATTAGAGTTTGCATTTGAAACGGGTGTTGGCTGTATTGTCATTGATAATTTCTATGAGATTGCGTTAGTGAAAAAAATTGCGCATGCACGACAACAGAAGATGAATGTTTTACTACGTGTAACACCAGGTGTGGAAGCACATACACATGATTTTATTACAACGGGTCAAGCAGATTCAAAATTTGGTTTTGATTTAAATAACGGTCAAACGGATGAAGCGTTCGAACAAGTAGTACAAGATGAATACATCCAATTACTTGGATTGCATTGTCATATTGGCTCGCAAATATTTGAAACAGATGGTTTTAGCCTTGCTGCTGGAAAAGTGATGCAAAAAATGGGTGCATGGAAAGCATCTCATAACTTTGAAGCAACTGTTTTGAATTTGGGCGGTGGATTTGGCATTCGTTATACAGGTGAGGATACGCCACTTGAACCACACGAATATGTGGAAGAAATGATCAAAACTGTACAAGCTGAAAGTAGGAAGCTGAAGTTAGCGATGCCGGAGATTTGGATTGAACCTGGTCGCTCTTTAGTAGGAGATGCAGGAACATCACTTTATACGATTGGCTCACAAAAGACAGTACCTAATGTTCGTGAATATATTGCTGTAGATGGCGGAATGAGCGATAATATCCGTCCTGCTCTGTATGATGCGAAATATGAAGCAATTATTGCAAATAAAGCGCAAGAAGCGAAAACTTGTACATACACGGTCGCAGGGAAACTATGTGAATCTGGTGATAAATTGATTATTGATGCTCCATTACAACAGGCACAAGCAGGTGATATTTTAGCTATGTTCTGTACGGGCGCATACGGGTATTCAATGGCATCCAATTATAATCGTGTTCCAAGGCCAGCTGTTGTCTTTGTAGAAGATGGCGAACATCAATTAGCGATTAAACGAGAGCGTTATGAAGATATTGTTATAAATGATCTCTCGTTAACATTGAAAAAGGGTGAGTAA
- a CDS encoding cytochrome c biogenesis protein ResB produces the protein MNKLLCECGHENPEGTKLCQKCGRPLSAEEKDNKIADMRYEGTAIRSKTYNKSIIDKVWNFFSSVKVGITLIIINLVVASIGTILPQEFYVSVATDAEKEAYYSDVYGWFGEVYYALGLSDVYSSIWFQILVLMLGVSIIIASIDRGFPLHKSLKNQRVKRHASFMKRQRVIAEGQPAEKGDETLALVEQKLKELNYNVRREDQSILAERGRFSRYGPYVNHVGLIVFIMGVMLHLIPGFYVDDSMWLREGETRAIPGMEGYFLKNDKFILETHDNVPQGEQLKQGVNVVAKNFQTNATLYKQKEDAVAGQADDLEKIKDYEIRVNHPLKYEGYAFYQMDYRLNELKSMIFDLTHKETEQSLGQLTVDLTNPEEEYELNDGAKVKLLAYYPDFAGFKDGVPQTATASPNNPAFIFKMFTPEKPDGETSFVAIQQTLEPNGENIYKMKFANVETRNMTGLTIRYDRTLPVLFIGGIIFMIGVVMGSYWNHRRIWIEQSADGTVHLAAHTNKNWFSMKKDLDKLTDAAYLPRYVDQQESKLDEQQELEDKQETEKEGKTL, from the coding sequence ATGAATAAATTACTATGTGAATGCGGCCATGAAAATCCAGAAGGCACAAAGCTCTGTCAAAAATGTGGACGTCCTTTATCAGCAGAGGAAAAAGACAATAAAATAGCAGACATGCGCTATGAAGGAACAGCCATTCGTTCGAAAACGTATAATAAGTCGATTATTGATAAAGTTTGGAATTTTTTCTCGAGTGTAAAAGTCGGGATTACACTAATTATTATTAATTTAGTTGTAGCATCCATCGGTACTATTTTACCGCAGGAGTTTTATGTAAGCGTTGCAACAGATGCAGAAAAAGAAGCTTATTATTCAGATGTGTATGGATGGTTCGGTGAGGTTTACTATGCACTAGGATTATCGGATGTTTATTCGTCCATTTGGTTCCAAATACTTGTATTGATGTTAGGTGTTTCGATTATTATAGCAAGTATAGACCGTGGTTTTCCATTACATAAGTCGTTAAAAAATCAACGTGTAAAGCGCCATGCAAGCTTTATGAAGCGCCAACGCGTCATTGCAGAAGGGCAGCCTGCTGAAAAGGGTGATGAAACACTAGCATTAGTAGAACAGAAATTAAAAGAACTCAACTACAATGTGCGCCGTGAAGATCAATCAATATTAGCGGAACGTGGTCGTTTCTCTCGTTATGGTCCGTATGTGAACCATGTCGGCTTAATTGTATTTATTATGGGGGTTATGCTCCACTTAATACCAGGCTTTTATGTGGATGATTCAATGTGGTTACGTGAAGGCGAAACACGCGCGATTCCAGGGATGGAAGGTTATTTCTTAAAGAACGATAAATTTATATTAGAAACACATGATAATGTTCCACAAGGCGAACAGTTGAAGCAAGGTGTCAATGTTGTCGCAAAAAACTTCCAAACGAATGCGACGCTGTATAAGCAAAAGGAAGATGCGGTTGCTGGGCAAGCAGATGATTTGGAAAAAATTAAAGATTACGAAATTCGAGTTAATCATCCTTTAAAATATGAAGGGTATGCATTCTATCAAATGGATTACCGATTAAATGAATTAAAGAGTATGATATTTGATTTAACGCATAAAGAAACGGAACAATCACTTGGGCAATTAACGGTTGATTTAACAAATCCGGAAGAAGAATATGAGTTAAATGACGGTGCAAAAGTGAAATTACTCGCTTATTATCCTGATTTTGCAGGATTTAAAGATGGCGTGCCGCAAACAGCGACAGCATCACCAAATAATCCGGCTTTCATTTTCAAAATGTTTACACCTGAAAAGCCTGATGGGGAAACGAGTTTTGTTGCTATTCAACAAACGTTAGAACCGAATGGCGAAAATATTTATAAAATGAAATTTGCCAATGTAGAAACGAGAAACATGACTGGTTTAACAATACGTTATGACCGCACGTTGCCAGTTTTATTCATTGGTGGCATTATCTTTATGATTGGTGTTGTCATGGGTTCTTATTGGAATCACCGCCGTATATGGATTGAACAGTCGGCAGATGGCACGGTTCACTTAGCAGCGCATACGAATAAAAACTGGTTCAGTATGAAGAAAGATTTAGACAAACTTACGGATGCTGCCTATTTACCACGATACGTGGATCAACAAGAATCTAAACTAGATGAGCAACAAGAACTGGAAGACAAGCAAGAAACAGAGAAGGAAGGTAAAACTTTATGA
- a CDS encoding DUF309 domain-containing protein, with translation MHPLFHPLFVDYCSYFNGNEDYFECHEVLEEYWKEIAPGEKQHPLVGYVQLATGLYHWRRGNFVGASRILQKAMTIFEKNDPSHFYEYLNMSDLLEQMHNSLQLIQEAQHFVAFKLPIVNDGLQLLVSQKITSLPPLSTQFIMNKHMLRDRSDILAAREAKKRSQH, from the coding sequence ATGCATCCTTTGTTTCATCCGTTGTTTGTCGATTATTGTAGCTATTTTAATGGCAATGAAGACTATTTTGAATGCCACGAGGTGTTAGAAGAATATTGGAAAGAAATTGCCCCTGGCGAAAAACAGCATCCTCTTGTTGGCTATGTACAACTCGCAACAGGTTTGTATCATTGGCGACGAGGTAATTTCGTAGGTGCAAGCCGAATTTTGCAAAAAGCAATGACGATTTTCGAAAAAAATGATCCTTCGCACTTTTATGAATATCTTAATATGTCTGACCTACTAGAGCAAATGCACAACAGTTTACAGCTTATCCAGGAAGCGCAGCATTTTGTTGCGTTTAAACTCCCGATTGTCAATGATGGATTACAACTTCTCGTATCACAAAAAATAACTTCGCTTCCTCCACTTTCGACACAGTTTATTATGAATAAGCATATGCTTCGAGACCGTTCAGATATTCTCGCTGCACGTGAAGCAAAAAAAAGAAGCCAACATTAG
- the ccsB gene encoding c-type cytochrome biogenesis protein CcsB gives MSLIDISGNLLYVAFFCYLIGTFLFSGAIKEKKDTTASRAEKFGKVAIIITIIGFISHVAYFITRWIHTGHAPVSNMFEFTTAFGMFIVLSFIVIYYMYKVAALGVVALPIALLIIAYAAMFPTEVSPLVPSLQSHWLTIHVITAALGQSILAISSAAGLVYLMKNVNTKVLSFESIMFEIVMYFGVLVLGFVVATLTFSAVNYEAKFEYVDTLENVNQMTYTMPAIFGMNEYKELSEDKMTPIMEMPALIDARKLTTVVWSILFGSVLYLLIRLLLRRSVSSMLQPLVKRVNSELMDEIAYRSVLIGFPVFTLGALIFAMIWAQVAWSRFWGWDPKEVWALITWLYYAAFLHLRLSKGWEGKKTAWLTLVGFLIIMFNLIVVNLVIAGLHSYA, from the coding sequence ATGAGTTTAATCGATATTAGTGGTAACTTACTATACGTTGCATTCTTCTGTTATTTAATTGGTACATTTCTTTTTAGTGGTGCTATTAAAGAAAAAAAAGATACTACTGCAAGTCGTGCAGAAAAGTTTGGTAAAGTTGCGATTATCATTACGATTATCGGCTTTATTTCACATGTAGCTTACTTTATTACACGTTGGATTCACACAGGACATGCACCAGTAAGTAATATGTTTGAGTTTACAACGGCTTTTGGTATGTTCATAGTCTTGTCATTTATTGTGATTTATTACATGTACAAAGTTGCGGCATTAGGAGTGGTAGCGTTACCGATTGCTTTACTTATCATTGCCTATGCTGCGATGTTTCCGACAGAAGTTAGTCCACTTGTACCGTCATTACAAAGTCACTGGTTAACAATTCATGTTATTACCGCCGCACTTGGTCAATCGATTTTAGCGATTAGTTCGGCTGCTGGTTTAGTATACTTAATGAAAAATGTAAATACAAAAGTACTTTCATTTGAAAGTATTATGTTTGAAATAGTTATGTATTTCGGTGTACTTGTACTTGGTTTCGTTGTCGCAACATTGACGTTTAGTGCGGTGAATTATGAAGCGAAATTCGAATACGTCGATACATTAGAGAATGTCAATCAAATGACGTATACGATGCCGGCTATTTTTGGGATGAATGAATATAAAGAACTGTCAGAGGACAAAATGACACCAATCATGGAAATGCCTGCATTAATCGATGCACGCAAATTAACAACGGTTGTTTGGTCTATCCTATTCGGTTCTGTGCTTTATTTATTAATTAGGCTCTTACTCCGACGTTCGGTTTCGTCAATGCTTCAGCCATTGGTGAAGCGCGTCAATTCTGAATTAATGGATGAAATTGCGTATCGATCTGTATTAATCGGCTTCCCGGTATTCACGTTAGGCGCTTTAATATTCGCGATGATTTGGGCGCAAGTCGCATGGAGTCGCTTCTGGGGCTGGGATCCAAAAGAAGTCTGGGCATTAATTACATGGTTATACTATGCAGCATTTTTACATTTACGCCTATCAAAAGGTTGGGAAGGTAAAAAAACGGCATGGTTAACATTAGTCGGTTTCTTAATCATTATGTTTAACTTAATTGTCGTGAATCTAGTAATCGCTGGTTTACATTCATATGCGTAA
- a CDS encoding GNAT family N-acetyltransferase, whose protein sequence is MLVRYKKALEKIAMGLISLMPQEKEIKRLMETIQHYEQDENWVLYLWKKDDEYVGTVGLVEQDAIATIQHITVIPSYRGEGVAMEMLQELRELGYETIQANEETEPFIQKCIPILKEAD, encoded by the coding sequence ATGTTAGTACGATATAAAAAAGCACTTGAAAAAATTGCAATGGGCTTAATTTCATTAATGCCGCAGGAAAAAGAAATTAAGCGCTTAATGGAAACCATTCAACATTATGAACAAGATGAAAATTGGGTTTTGTATTTATGGAAAAAGGATGACGAATATGTGGGGACAGTGGGGCTTGTAGAGCAAGATGCCATTGCTACAATCCAACATATTACCGTAATTCCTTCATATCGTGGGGAAGGTGTAGCAATGGAAATGTTACAGGAACTACGAGAACTTGGATATGAAACAATTCAAGCAAATGAAGAGACAGAGCCGTTTATCCAAAAATGCATACCTATTTTAAAAGAAGCCGACTAA
- a CDS encoding spore germination protein produces the protein MTKTNQLFKTLEQAKAHFEKTFDSENTFDVCIKEIKIRNLPTLTVYVSGLVNGDTLTELLASLQWQEEEDIDDEVAYFHAHFNYYGNEEVTSLDDFLLGVLSGRIGFVTLNGFCFLSEFRQYPGRNPEEPDNEKVIRGARDGFAENIIQNAALIRRRIRSEKLRFQLHHLTTYGQTDVSITYMENLVNDSHLKWIVERLHQIEHDGLTMGEKSLEEWIFKQKFHPLPFVRYSERPDIVAAHLLEGHIAIIVDTSPSVMLIPVTVFHLLQHAEEYRQAPVIGSMMRILRYIAVLFSFLLLPIWYLLVTNDQLLPEKLAFIGVKEASHIPLFLQLIVADIGIEYLRIAAIHTPTPLSTAMGLIAGIIIGQIAIDVGLFSSEVVLYTAITAIFTFAIPNYELSISVKVFRIILLSITALFGLNGFFIGIFLIFSYLCSLKPMNVPYLWPLVPFFPKAFARVIIRFPMSDDALRPYVVGAKQRKRS, from the coding sequence ATGACGAAAACTAATCAATTGTTTAAAACACTAGAGCAAGCAAAGGCACACTTTGAAAAAACATTTGATTCAGAAAATACGTTTGATGTTTGTATAAAAGAAATAAAGATAAGAAATTTACCAACGCTTACGGTTTATGTTAGTGGATTAGTCAATGGTGATACATTGACAGAGCTTTTGGCTAGTTTACAATGGCAAGAAGAAGAGGATATTGACGATGAAGTTGCTTATTTCCATGCTCATTTCAATTACTATGGCAATGAAGAAGTAACTTCGCTTGATGACTTTTTACTAGGTGTTCTTAGTGGGAGAATAGGATTCGTTACGCTGAATGGCTTTTGCTTTTTATCTGAATTTAGGCAATATCCTGGCCGTAACCCGGAAGAGCCTGATAATGAAAAGGTCATTCGAGGCGCGCGTGATGGTTTTGCAGAAAACATCATTCAAAACGCCGCACTTATTCGTAGGCGGATACGAAGTGAAAAGTTACGATTCCAACTACACCATCTCACAACGTATGGGCAAACCGATGTCTCGATTACGTATATGGAAAATTTGGTAAATGACAGTCATTTAAAATGGATTGTTGAGCGTTTACATCAAATTGAACATGACGGATTAACAATGGGAGAAAAGTCATTAGAGGAATGGATTTTTAAACAAAAATTCCACCCCTTGCCTTTCGTTCGTTATTCTGAGAGACCCGATATTGTCGCAGCGCACTTATTGGAGGGACATATTGCGATTATTGTGGATACGTCACCATCTGTTATGCTCATACCAGTGACGGTGTTCCATTTATTGCAACATGCTGAAGAATATCGCCAAGCACCAGTAATTGGTTCGATGATGCGAATATTAAGATATATCGCTGTATTATTTAGCTTTCTTTTACTACCGATATGGTATTTATTAGTAACAAATGACCAATTACTCCCCGAAAAGTTAGCCTTTATAGGGGTGAAAGAAGCGAGTCATATACCGCTGTTTTTACAACTGATTGTCGCGGATATAGGGATTGAATATTTGCGGATTGCAGCGATTCATACACCGACACCACTATCGACCGCGATGGGTTTAATTGCCGGTATCATCATTGGGCAAATCGCAATTGATGTTGGCTTATTCTCAAGTGAAGTTGTGTTATATACAGCAATCACCGCCATCTTTACTTTTGCCATTCCCAATTATGAGCTTAGTATTTCGGTTAAAGTTTTCCGAATCATATTATTATCTATTACCGCATTGTTTGGATTGAATGGTTTCTTTATCGGTATTTTCCTGATATTCAGTTATTTATGTTCATTAAAACCGATGAATGTGCCGTATTTATGGCCGCTCGTTCCATTTTTCCCAAAAGCCTTTGCGCGCGTCATTATTCGATTCCCTATGTCTGATGATGCACTCAGACCGTATGTTGTCGGTGCAAAACAGCGAAAACGTTCATGA
- a CDS encoding pseudouridine synthase, which produces MERLQKVIAYAGVASRRKAEQLIVEGKVKVNGKVIRELGTKVSSSDTIEVEGVKLEKEDKVYFLLYKPRAYISAVTDDKGRKTVTDIFKKHVHQRIFPVGRLDYDTTGLLLLTNDGEFSNLMTHPKFKIDKTYIARVKGVPTKQGLMKLQGGIKLEDGKTAPAKVSMTSFDESAGKAICEITIHEGRNRQVRRMFEAIGTPVVKLKRERFAFLDLAGLTPGEYRELSKHEVKQLRVLAETGKID; this is translated from the coding sequence ATGGAAAGATTACAAAAAGTGATTGCCTATGCAGGTGTCGCATCAAGACGAAAAGCAGAGCAATTAATTGTCGAAGGTAAAGTAAAAGTAAACGGAAAAGTCATTCGTGAATTAGGAACAAAAGTTTCAAGTTCAGATACAATTGAAGTAGAAGGCGTAAAGCTTGAAAAAGAAGATAAAGTGTATTTCTTACTGTACAAACCACGTGCTTATATTTCTGCTGTAACAGACGATAAAGGGCGTAAAACAGTAACGGATATTTTCAAGAAGCATGTTCATCAACGAATTTTCCCAGTTGGCCGATTAGATTATGATACAACAGGTCTTCTTTTATTGACGAATGATGGTGAGTTTTCAAACTTAATGACACACCCAAAATTCAAAATAGATAAAACGTATATTGCGCGTGTAAAAGGGGTTCCGACGAAGCAAGGTTTAATGAAGTTACAAGGTGGTATTAAATTAGAGGACGGTAAAACGGCACCAGCAAAAGTAAGTATGACGAGTTTCGATGAGTCAGCTGGAAAAGCTATTTGTGAAATTACGATTCATGAAGGACGCAATCGCCAAGTGCGCCGCATGTTTGAAGCAATTGGTACACCGGTTGTAAAGCTAAAACGCGAACGCTTTGCCTTTTTAGATTTAGCTGGTTTAACTCCTGGAGAGTACCGAGAATTATCGAAGCATGAAGTAAAACAATTACGCGTTCTTGCTGAAACAGGCAAAATAGATTAA
- the scpB gene encoding SMC-Scp complex subunit ScpB: MNSNKLLSQIEALLFVAGDEGMTVKQLAQYIEVEQMDIEAGLSELLSQYNEGEARGITLKQLAGTYQITTKPEVADTLKKLIENPTNQVLTSASLEVLAIIAYKQPMTRAEVEDLRGVKSERPIATLAARALVQEVGRAEGTGRAILYGTTKEFLNYFGLKNINELPPLPEHIEQDDEQPTDLFLTKFQETFTQ; this comes from the coding sequence ATGAACTCGAACAAATTACTGAGCCAAATTGAGGCGTTATTATTCGTAGCTGGTGATGAAGGAATGACCGTAAAACAGCTTGCTCAATATATAGAAGTAGAACAAATGGATATTGAAGCGGGTCTTAGTGAGCTTCTTTCGCAATATAATGAAGGAGAGGCACGCGGTATTACTTTGAAACAACTTGCGGGTACTTATCAAATTACAACGAAACCTGAAGTTGCCGATACGTTGAAAAAATTGATTGAAAATCCGACCAATCAAGTATTAACAAGCGCCTCTTTAGAAGTATTAGCAATCATTGCCTACAAACAGCCAATGACGCGCGCGGAAGTGGAAGATTTACGTGGGGTGAAGAGTGAGCGTCCAATTGCTACGTTAGCAGCACGTGCGCTTGTTCAAGAGGTAGGTCGAGCAGAAGGGACAGGTCGTGCCATTTTATATGGGACAACGAAGGAATTTTTAAATTATTTTGGTTTGAAAAACATTAATGAGCTGCCACCCTTACCGGAGCATATTGAGCAAGATGATGAGCAGCCGACAGATTTATTTTTAACGAAATTCCAAGAAACATTTACCCAATGA
- the resA gene encoding thiol-disulfide oxidoreductase ResA — MDKKKRRSITRGIILAVLAVAIGYTVYAAWTKDKIEIVNVGSKAPDFEVIDLNGERHRLEDYKGEGVLLNFWGTWCAPCEREFPAMTRQYETYKDLGVQIIAVNFAQSDFEVRKYVDNMGMNFPVAIDKTKSVFTAYNIDPLPTSIFIKPDGTVDRIITGEMSESQIVSYLESIKPE; from the coding sequence TTGGATAAGAAAAAAAGACGTTCTATCACCCGAGGGATTATTTTAGCTGTACTTGCAGTAGCGATTGGTTACACCGTTTATGCAGCATGGACAAAAGACAAAATTGAAATTGTAAATGTAGGTTCAAAAGCGCCTGATTTTGAGGTAATCGATTTAAATGGTGAAAGACATCGATTAGAGGATTATAAAGGGGAAGGCGTACTATTAAATTTTTGGGGAACTTGGTGTGCACCATGTGAGCGTGAATTCCCTGCTATGACAAGGCAATATGAAACGTACAAAGATTTAGGGGTACAAATTATTGCGGTAAACTTTGCACAATCAGACTTTGAAGTACGAAAATATGTTGATAATATGGGGATGAATTTCCCAGTTGCTATTGATAAAACGAAAAGTGTTTTTACAGCCTATAATATTGATCCACTTCCAACCTCTATTTTTATTAAGCCAGACGGGACAGTAGATCGCATTATCACGGGCGAAATGAGTGAATCTCAGATCGTATCATATTTAGAATCGATAAAGCCGGAATAG
- a CDS encoding segregation/condensation protein A, whose product MSYEVKLDAFSGPLDLLLHLIHRLEIDIYDIPMAELTEQYIDHIHAMQTLELNEASEYLVMAATLLAIKSRMLIPIHEGEIDDPEIDLDDPDPRDELVMRLIEYKKYKEAAVQLQELESERGQVFTKAPADLSEYMPDEQLALFDKNVNVYDMLSAFQKLMRRKQLKKPLATRVARQEISVKEQMRAVINVLKNNGGKVMFSELFTYEDKSMLVLTFLTLLELMKRQVIFVEQQKNFDDLSVLLQKEEIGDELEQITEPN is encoded by the coding sequence ATGTCCTACGAAGTAAAACTAGATGCCTTTTCAGGGCCACTAGATTTATTATTGCATTTAATTCATCGTTTGGAAATTGATATTTATGATATTCCAATGGCCGAGCTAACGGAACAATATATTGATCATATCCATGCGATGCAAACATTAGAACTAAATGAAGCAAGTGAATATTTAGTCATGGCAGCAACACTTCTTGCGATTAAAAGCAGGATGTTAATTCCGATACATGAAGGGGAAATAGATGATCCTGAAATTGATTTAGATGATCCAGACCCTCGTGACGAGTTAGTCATGCGCTTAATAGAATATAAGAAATATAAAGAAGCCGCTGTTCAATTGCAAGAATTAGAAAGTGAGAGAGGCCAAGTATTTACAAAAGCGCCCGCAGACCTTTCTGAATATATGCCTGATGAGCAACTTGCGTTATTTGATAAAAATGTAAATGTTTATGATATGTTGAGTGCTTTTCAAAAGCTAATGCGCCGCAAACAATTAAAAAAGCCATTAGCAACGCGTGTAGCAAGACAAGAGATATCTGTAAAAGAACAAATGCGTGCGGTTATAAATGTGCTAAAAAATAATGGGGGAAAAGTGATGTTTTCGGAGCTTTTCACTTATGAAGATAAATCAATGCTTGTGTTAACATTTTTAACGTTACTAGAATTAATGAAACGCCAAGTCATTTTTGTTGAACAACAAAAAAACTTCGATGATTTATCGGTTTTGTTACAAAAGGAGGAAATTGGCGATGAACTCGAACAAATTACTGAGCCAAATTGA
- a CDS encoding D-alanyl-D-alanine carboxypeptidase family protein, producing the protein MKKWFVVVILASFLLFNHGTVSAQGSSYAVIDAENGRVLLGSNVDERLPIASLTKIWTAIVVIENSELDEQVIISREADYVEGSSIYVEEGKSYSVEYLLYGLMMQSGNDAATALAEHVGGSVEGFAKLMNEKANYYGLTQTYFTNPTGLHHPDHLSSAKDTAKMLQIAMKNETFKKIASTTQYNEGAHWRNKHRLLHLKNGAVAGKTGFTKVAGRTLATYYERGEKKFVVVTLNSSNDWNVHQGLADEIDRTYKLETVADDGNYKKSGVTIFLEDPIKMLLKKGEKKQIRHIVYLSRHSQSKRAVWHVFLNDEMVFAKLAERK; encoded by the coding sequence TTGAAAAAATGGTTTGTGGTCGTAATTTTAGCAAGTTTTTTATTGTTCAATCATGGGACCGTGAGTGCGCAAGGAAGTAGCTATGCGGTCATTGATGCAGAAAATGGACGTGTATTACTCGGTTCAAATGTGGATGAAAGGCTACCGATTGCGAGTTTGACAAAAATTTGGACTGCCATTGTCGTCATTGAAAATAGTGAGCTGGATGAACAGGTTATTATCTCAAGAGAAGCGGACTATGTAGAAGGTTCCTCCATATATGTGGAAGAAGGAAAAAGCTACTCCGTGGAATATTTATTGTACGGCTTAATGATGCAATCAGGGAATGATGCAGCAACGGCACTTGCGGAACATGTAGGTGGATCGGTAGAAGGTTTCGCCAAATTAATGAACGAAAAAGCAAACTATTATGGCCTCACACAAACGTATTTTACAAATCCAACAGGTTTACACCACCCAGATCACTTATCCTCTGCAAAGGATACGGCAAAAATGTTGCAAATTGCGATGAAAAATGAAACGTTCAAAAAAATTGCTTCTACGACACAATATAATGAGGGTGCACATTGGAGAAATAAACATCGCCTTTTGCATTTAAAAAATGGCGCAGTTGCAGGGAAAACGGGTTTTACGAAGGTCGCTGGTCGTACGCTCGCAACGTATTATGAGCGGGGGGAAAAAAAGTTCGTTGTTGTGACATTGAACAGTTCGAATGATTGGAATGTTCATCAAGGGTTAGCGGATGAAATTGACCGAACGTATAAATTAGAAACAGTTGCAGATGATGGGAATTATAAAAAAAGTGGAGTGACCATTTTTTTAGAGGACCCAATCAAAATGCTCCTAAAAAAAGGTGAAAAGAAGCAAATTCGGCATATCGTCTATCTTTCACGGCACAGTCAGTCTAAGCGAGCAGTGTGGCATGTGTTTTTGAATGATGAAATGGTTTTTGCAAAACTCGCCGAAAGAAAATGA